In Flammeovirgaceae bacterium 311, one DNA window encodes the following:
- a CDS encoding molybdopterin binding aldehyde oxidase and xanthine dehydrogenase (COG1529 Aerobic-type carbon monoxide dehydrogenase, large subunit CoxL/CutL homologs): protein MSTQPNTSRRNFLKQSLLAGGGLLIGFKLYGAGIAATGEIENAALAAASVDFNSYLSIAPDGVVTIFSPNPEIGQNIKTSFPMIVAEELDVDWNRVKVVQAALDSSKYERQVTGGSGAIPHSWKRLREAGATARQMLMEAAAKRLKVPVSELSTQNSLVLHKASGRQLGYGELAADAAKLPVPASVKLKDPRDFKLIGKAINNVDNGDIITGKPLFGMDFYREGMLTAMVQRLPAFGMKLKSVDASAAKAMPGIVDVVRFDNKVAVVGKSTWQVMKARKALQVEYEQESALESSADHDRLFKELLDSKEATVRRQDGDVEAAFKRAAKVVRSEYQCPFLPHSPLEPMNFFAHVRADGVELIGPTQTPDRARGVAAQITGIAPEKITVEMTRMGGAFGRRLMADYVEEAVHVSKLAKAPVKVIWTREDDMAGGNYRPAVRYRFEAALDAAGNMIGYKLRGVGINAGNPTRENNFPSGSVEHLLIDSVEHKSPITTAPWRAPITNFLAFAEQSFIDEVALAAGKDPVQFRLALMDKAKQSPVGEIGYDIDRMKTVTQMAAEKADWGKKKSVHQGFSVYFSHRSYVAQVGEVVMEGGKPVLKKIYAVSDCGQVVNLSGARQQVMGGIVDGLGHAMYGNMTFKEGVPEQQNFNNYRLIRLKEVPDIELHFVDNGIDPTGLGEPALPPTGAAVANAIFKATQKRIYHQPFIEQDAMKGVS, encoded by the coding sequence ATGTCGACCCAACCTAATACAAGCAGACGAAATTTCCTGAAGCAGTCGCTCCTGGCAGGCGGAGGCCTCCTGATTGGCTTTAAGCTTTATGGTGCCGGCATAGCCGCTACCGGCGAAATAGAAAATGCAGCACTGGCTGCCGCCAGTGTGGATTTTAACAGCTACCTGTCCATTGCTCCCGATGGCGTGGTTACCATTTTCTCGCCTAACCCCGAAATTGGCCAGAACATCAAGACCTCCTTTCCCATGATTGTGGCCGAAGAGCTGGATGTAGACTGGAATAGGGTAAAGGTGGTGCAGGCAGCCCTGGACAGCAGCAAGTACGAGCGCCAGGTAACAGGGGGCAGCGGGGCCATTCCTCACTCCTGGAAACGCCTGCGCGAGGCCGGTGCTACTGCCCGGCAGATGCTGATGGAAGCCGCCGCCAAACGCTTAAAGGTGCCTGTATCAGAGTTAAGCACCCAAAACAGTCTGGTACTGCACAAGGCCAGCGGCCGCCAGCTGGGCTATGGCGAGCTGGCAGCCGATGCGGCAAAACTGCCTGTTCCGGCCAGTGTAAAGCTAAAAGACCCCAGAGATTTCAAGCTGATCGGTAAGGCCATCAACAATGTGGACAATGGGGATATCATCACAGGAAAGCCGCTGTTCGGCATGGACTTTTACCGCGAAGGCATGCTTACCGCCATGGTGCAGCGCCTGCCGGCTTTTGGCATGAAGCTAAAGTCTGTGGATGCCTCGGCCGCCAAAGCCATGCCTGGTATAGTGGATGTGGTACGCTTCGATAACAAGGTAGCAGTAGTAGGCAAATCTACCTGGCAGGTGATGAAAGCCCGCAAAGCCCTGCAGGTGGAATACGAGCAGGAATCAGCGCTTGAAAGCAGTGCCGACCATGACCGGCTCTTCAAAGAACTCCTGGATAGCAAAGAGGCTACGGTACGCCGGCAGGATGGCGATGTGGAAGCCGCTTTTAAAAGAGCGGCGAAGGTGGTGAGGAGCGAGTATCAGTGTCCGTTCCTGCCGCACAGTCCGCTGGAGCCCATGAACTTCTTTGCCCATGTACGTGCCGATGGTGTGGAGCTGATTGGCCCTACCCAAACGCCTGATCGTGCCCGCGGGGTTGCCGCCCAGATCACAGGTATAGCGCCAGAAAAAATCACAGTGGAAATGACCCGTATGGGTGGTGCCTTTGGCCGTCGCCTGATGGCAGATTATGTAGAAGAAGCCGTGCACGTATCTAAGCTGGCCAAAGCCCCGGTAAAGGTTATCTGGACCCGCGAAGACGATATGGCAGGAGGTAATTACCGTCCGGCAGTGCGCTACCGCTTCGAGGCTGCCCTGGATGCCGCTGGGAATATGATTGGCTATAAACTCCGTGGCGTTGGCATCAATGCAGGCAACCCTACCCGGGAAAATAATTTTCCTTCCGGTTCTGTGGAGCACCTGCTGATCGATTCCGTGGAGCATAAATCGCCCATTACCACAGCCCCCTGGCGTGCACCCATTACCAACTTTTTGGCCTTTGCCGAGCAGTCTTTTATAGATGAGGTAGCCCTTGCGGCAGGCAAAGACCCGGTGCAGTTCAGGCTGGCACTGATGGATAAAGCAAAGCAATCGCCTGTAGGTGAGATCGGCTATGACATTGACCGGATGAAAACCGTTACCCAAATGGCAGCCGAAAAAGCTGACTGGGGCAAAAAGAAGTCGGTACACCAGGGCTTTAGTGTTTACTTTTCTCACCGCTCCTATGTAGCCCAGGTAGGAGAGGTGGTTATGGAAGGTGGTAAGCCGGTGCTCAAGAAAATATATGCCGTATCGGACTGCGGGCAGGTGGTGAACCTAAGCGGTGCCCGTCAGCAGGTGATGGGCGGTATTGTGGATGGACTGGGACACGCCATGTATGGCAACATGACCTTTAAGGAAGGTGTGCCGGAACAGCAGAATTTCAATAATTACCGCCTGATCCGCCTGAAGGAAGTGCCGGATATAGAGCTCCACTTTGTTGATAATGGTATTGACCCCACAGGCCTGGGCGAACCTGCCCTGCCGCCTACTGGTGCCGCCGTGGCCAATGCCATTTTTAAAGCCACTCAAAAACGCATTTACCACCAGCCCTTCATCGAGCAGGATGCCATGAAAGGTGTTTCCTGA
- a CDS encoding isoquinoline 1-oxidoreductase, alpha subunit (COG2080 Aerobic-type carbon monoxide dehydrogenase, small subunit CoxS/CutS homologs) produces MAIYKLQINGQTYQVDVEPDTPLLWVLRDHLGLLGTKFGCGIALCGACTVHFNDQAVRACVFPVSAVGDAKITTIEGLSAQGDHPVQQAWNEVDVAQCGYCQAGQIMTAAALLKRNPNPSTEEIDTGMNGNICRCGTYHRIREAVTLAAAKLK; encoded by the coding sequence ATGGCGATATATAAGCTGCAAATAAACGGACAAACATACCAGGTCGATGTGGAGCCCGATACCCCGCTGCTATGGGTGCTGCGTGACCACCTGGGGCTGCTGGGCACCAAGTTTGGTTGCGGAATTGCCCTGTGCGGGGCCTGTACGGTTCATTTCAACGATCAGGCCGTTCGTGCCTGTGTATTTCCGGTTTCTGCCGTAGGCGATGCTAAAATCACCACCATTGAGGGACTTTCGGCGCAGGGCGATCACCCGGTGCAGCAGGCCTGGAACGAGGTAGATGTTGCCCAGTGCGGCTATTGCCAGGCAGGCCAGATCATGACTGCCGCGGCTTTACTGAAACGAAACCCCAACCCCAGCACCGAAGAAATAGATACCGGCATGAACGGCAATATATGCCGCTGCGGTACCTACCACCGTATCCGTGAAGCCGTAACCCTGGCCGCCGCCAAACTAAAATAA
- a CDS encoding glycosyl transferase family 2 (COG0463 Glycosyltransferases involved in cell wall biogenesis) translates to MQKICIVIPCYNEQFRLQAEEFLKVYHSTGFFFCFVNDGSSDDTLSLLHKLEHGREKRVLVLSLPQNRGKAEAVRTGVLQALGWYDFDYIGYFDADFSTPLTEVLHLLEEAGEGKLLILGSRVKRLGATIERNLGRHYFGRVFSTVASMTLKIPVYDTQCGAKLINTKIAREIFAKPFITRWLFDMEILARLIELFGREEICTSVIEIPLNEWKRKDHSHLKITHMLKVPFELWRIYFHYNLNSAGKTKPVPIVQ, encoded by the coding sequence ATGCAAAAGATCTGCATTGTAATACCATGCTACAACGAGCAATTCAGGCTGCAGGCAGAGGAGTTCCTGAAGGTATACCACAGCACTGGCTTCTTCTTTTGTTTTGTGAATGATGGCAGTAGTGATGATACCCTTAGCCTCCTCCATAAGCTGGAGCATGGAAGGGAAAAACGGGTGCTGGTGTTAAGCCTCCCCCAGAACAGGGGCAAAGCGGAAGCTGTACGCACGGGTGTGCTACAGGCATTGGGCTGGTATGATTTTGATTATATAGGATACTTTGATGCTGATTTTTCAACCCCGCTGACAGAGGTATTACACCTGCTGGAAGAAGCGGGGGAGGGGAAATTACTTATTCTGGGATCACGGGTTAAACGTTTGGGGGCCACGATAGAGCGAAACCTGGGACGGCACTATTTTGGCAGAGTATTCTCTACCGTAGCCAGCATGACTTTGAAAATACCCGTGTACGACACTCAGTGTGGGGCAAAACTGATCAATACTAAAATAGCCAGAGAGATATTTGCCAAACCTTTTATTACCCGCTGGCTTTTTGATATGGAGATACTGGCCCGTTTAATAGAACTGTTTGGCCGAGAAGAAATATGCACTTCTGTCATTGAAATTCCGCTTAACGAGTGGAAACGAAAAGATCATTCACATCTGAAGATCACTCATATGCTGAAGGTACCCTTTGAACTGTGGAGAATTTACTTCCATTATAACCTGAACAGTGCCGGTAAAACAAAGCCTGTTCCTATTGTCCAGTAG
- a CDS encoding type 11 methyltransferase (COG0500 SAM-dependent methyltransferases) has translation MDLKEVHEQIHTTGISRRHPWELARLEVVYALSATYLHKPEGGGVQVLDIGCGDLFFCSNLAKKVKGAAIIAVDTALDQEELLALNKQYSRDNIRVFQNLEDVTGSLQEAEVIFLLDVLEHIPDDAAFLEKLRLYPFITENTVLVITTPAFQSLFSSHDVFLDHYRRYSSESLSRVLKKSGFRILKNGYFFFSLLPVRLLQTVWEKLRPGAAQRSETDAAAWKGGLLSTRLFQNMLLLDYKISALLGRAGIRIAGLSTYAICKRSAL, from the coding sequence ATGGACTTAAAAGAAGTACATGAACAAATACATACCACAGGCATCAGCCGCCGACATCCCTGGGAGCTGGCTCGCCTGGAGGTAGTCTATGCCTTATCGGCAACATATTTACATAAGCCGGAGGGGGGCGGTGTTCAGGTGCTGGACATTGGCTGCGGAGACTTGTTTTTTTGCAGCAACCTTGCAAAGAAGGTAAAGGGCGCTGCCATCATTGCTGTAGATACTGCCTTAGATCAGGAGGAATTGCTGGCCCTTAATAAGCAGTACAGCCGTGACAACATCCGGGTTTTCCAAAACCTGGAAGATGTTACCGGCTCTCTACAGGAAGCAGAAGTGATCTTTCTGCTGGATGTTCTGGAGCATATACCCGATGATGCAGCCTTTCTGGAAAAACTTAGGCTTTATCCTTTTATTACTGAAAATACGGTGCTGGTAATTACCACGCCTGCCTTCCAGTCCCTCTTCAGCTCGCACGATGTTTTTCTGGATCATTACAGAAGATACAGCAGCGAATCACTCAGCAGGGTGCTCAAAAAGTCAGGCTTCCGCATACTGAAAAACGGGTACTTCTTTTTTTCGCTGCTTCCAGTCAGGCTCCTGCAAACAGTGTGGGAAAAGCTAAGGCCGGGGGCTGCACAGCGCAGCGAAACAGATGCAGCTGCCTGGAAAGGAGGTTTGTTAAGCACCAGGCTTTTTCAAAACATGCTGCTGCTGGATTATAAAATAAGCGCATTGCTGGGCAGGGCGGGAATCAGGATTGCAGGACTATCAACCTATGCGATATGCAAAAGATCTGCATTGTAA
- a CDS encoding glycoside hydrolase family 5 (COG2730 Endoglucanase), which yields MCLYLQTYAQTAATLSQVVVQGNKFTFADGTPVVFRGLNASDPDRLAKAGKWEKRYFEEMKKWGANLVRLPVHPTAWRSRGKEEYLKMLDKGVAWAGELGMYVIIDWHSIGNLKTEMYQSPMYETTLKETYEFWRTMSDHYKGNTTVAFFELFNEPTVMEGKLGSCSWEEWKAMMEEAILIVRANGAQAIPLVAGFNWAYDLTEVASNPINAEGIAYVSHPYPMKREKPWEDKWTRDWGFVADTYPLVLTEIGFCGPDERGAHVPVISDESYGDAITRYSNERGISYVVWVFDPQWSPMLIQDWNYTPTRQGRYFKSAMQKFAAGKK from the coding sequence ATGTGTCTGTACTTGCAAACCTACGCACAAACAGCAGCTACATTAAGCCAGGTAGTAGTGCAGGGAAATAAGTTTACCTTTGCTGATGGAACACCTGTTGTATTCCGTGGCCTTAACGCCAGCGATCCGGACAGGCTGGCCAAGGCTGGTAAATGGGAGAAAAGATACTTTGAAGAAATGAAAAAATGGGGCGCCAACCTGGTGCGCTTACCGGTACACCCCACTGCCTGGCGTTCCAGAGGAAAAGAAGAGTACCTGAAGATGCTGGACAAAGGCGTAGCCTGGGCGGGAGAGCTGGGCATGTATGTAATCATTGACTGGCACAGCATAGGCAACCTCAAAACCGAAATGTACCAGAGCCCTATGTATGAGACTACCCTGAAGGAAACCTATGAATTCTGGAGAACCATGTCTGATCATTACAAAGGCAATACAACAGTAGCTTTTTTTGAGCTGTTCAATGAGCCTACCGTAATGGAGGGCAAGCTGGGCAGCTGCAGCTGGGAGGAATGGAAAGCCATGATGGAAGAGGCCATCCTAATTGTGCGGGCAAACGGAGCGCAGGCTATTCCACTGGTAGCAGGCTTTAACTGGGCTTACGACCTGACTGAGGTGGCCTCAAATCCTATAAATGCCGAGGGCATTGCCTATGTAAGCCACCCATACCCTATGAAACGTGAAAAACCCTGGGAAGATAAATGGACCCGCGACTGGGGTTTTGTGGCTGATACATACCCGCTGGTATTAACGGAAATAGGCTTCTGCGGACCAGACGAACGGGGTGCTCATGTACCCGTGATTTCTGATGAATCTTACGGAGATGCCATTACCCGGTACAGCAATGAAAGGGGCATCTCCTATGTGGTTTGGGTGTTTGATCCGCAGTGGTCGCCCATGCTCATCCAGGACTGGAACTACACCCCAACCCGGCAGGGCAGGTACTTTAAAAGCGCCATGCAGAAATTTGCAGCCGGCAAAAAATAG
- a CDS encoding DeoR family transcriptional regulator (COG2378 Predicted transcriptional regulator) produces the protein MNRIDRLFGILTLLQSKKYLTAEQIAEKYAISIRTVYRDIKALCEQGIPVSFEPNRGYYVVQGYFLPPVSFSTDEANALLLMETLVYGFADKSIQTHYSTALTKVKASLRHSQKETLEFLNNNIKLQIPSCFVLDFDYLSVLQHAISMKVLLEIEYTNKQEESSARQVEPIGLIFYALNWHLIAWCHKRQEYRDFRVSRIRKIKATNLPFRKTDHIALNDYMKQLPVSY, from the coding sequence ATGAACAGGATTGACAGACTTTTCGGCATACTTACCCTACTGCAGTCAAAAAAATACCTGACTGCCGAACAGATTGCTGAAAAGTATGCTATTAGTATCCGCACCGTGTATCGTGACATCAAAGCCCTTTGCGAACAGGGCATTCCTGTGAGCTTTGAGCCAAACAGGGGCTATTATGTAGTGCAGGGTTATTTCCTGCCCCCGGTATCCTTTAGTACAGACGAGGCCAACGCGCTGCTGTTAATGGAAACCCTGGTATATGGCTTTGCTGATAAATCTATACAAACCCACTATTCCACTGCCTTAACAAAGGTTAAAGCCAGCCTGCGCCATTCGCAGAAGGAAACCCTTGAGTTCCTCAACAACAACATCAAGTTACAGATACCCTCCTGCTTTGTACTTGATTTTGATTACCTGTCTGTACTGCAGCATGCTATTTCCATGAAGGTATTACTTGAAATTGAGTACACAAATAAACAGGAGGAAAGCAGTGCGCGGCAGGTAGAGCCTATCGGCCTTATTTTTTATGCGCTCAACTGGCACCTGATTGCCTGGTGCCATAAGCGGCAGGAGTACCGCGATTTCCGGGTATCCCGCATCCGTAAAATTAAAGCCACCAACCTGCCTTTCAGAAAAACAGACCATATTGCACTCAATGACTACATGAAACAGCTGCCGGTAAGTTACTAA
- a CDS encoding 3-oxoacyl-ACP reductase (COG1028 Dehydrogenases with different specificities (related to short-chain alcohol dehydrogenases)): MEKLKEKVALITGSDSGIGKATAIEFAKQGANVVICYHSDQEGGEQALKEVEQNGGRGIVLKVDISDEASVEKLFDQAIEKFGTIDILVNNAAVNGQGIYVADMDTDVFDKCIRTNLYGTFFCSRRFIRHRRQKGGKGKIINVSSVHEEVVSPGTAEYCASKAAVRNLTRTLAMELAEDGINVNNIAPGMILTPMNQEAMDDKQVRKESEENIPMKRAGRPEEIAKVALFLASADSDYVTGSSYFMDGGLSLSLGQGA; the protein is encoded by the coding sequence ATGGAGAAGCTTAAAGAAAAAGTTGCACTGATCACCGGATCAGACTCAGGTATAGGCAAAGCCACCGCCATAGAATTTGCCAAACAAGGTGCCAACGTAGTAATTTGCTATCATTCCGATCAGGAAGGTGGAGAGCAGGCACTGAAAGAAGTAGAGCAGAACGGCGGCAGGGGTATTGTGCTGAAGGTAGATATCAGTGATGAAGCTTCAGTAGAAAAACTATTCGATCAGGCCATTGAAAAATTTGGCACCATTGATATCCTGGTAAACAATGCCGCAGTAAATGGGCAGGGCATTTATGTGGCTGATATGGATACCGATGTATTTGACAAATGCATCCGTACCAATCTGTATGGTACCTTCTTTTGCTCACGCCGCTTTATCCGGCATCGCAGGCAAAAAGGAGGAAAAGGCAAGATCATCAATGTAAGCTCAGTGCACGAAGAAGTGGTATCGCCCGGTACTGCAGAATACTGCGCCTCAAAAGCAGCGGTGCGCAACCTTACCAGAACCCTGGCTATGGAGCTGGCCGAAGACGGCATCAACGTGAATAACATTGCACCCGGCATGATCCTGACCCCCATGAACCAGGAGGCCATGGACGATAAGCAGGTTAGAAAAGAAAGCGAGGAGAACATTCCGATGAAAAGAGCCGGCAGGCCTGAAGAAATAGCCAAAGTAGCCCTATTCCTGGCTTCTGCTGACTCTGATTATGTAACAGGCTCCAGCTATTTTATGGATGGAGGCCTATCACTAAGCCTGGGGCAGGGCGCCTGA